In Xanthomonas campestris pv. phormiicola, the DNA window TCGGCGTCAACGGCGTCGGCAAGACCACCACCATCGGCAAGCTGGCCAAGCGCTTCAAGGACGACGGCCACAGCCTGATGCTGGCCGCCGGCGACACCTTCCGCGCCGCCGCGGTGGCGCAGCTGCAGGCCTGGGGCGATCGCAACGGCGTCACCGTGATCGCGCAGGGCCAGAACGCCGACGCCGCCTCGGTCGCGTTCGACGCGCTGCAGGCAGGCAAGGCGCGCGGCACCGAGGTGCTGATCGCCGACACCGCCGGGCGCCTGCACACCCAGACCGGGCTGATGAACGAGCTGGGCAAGATCCGCCGCGTGCTCGGCAAGCTCGACCCGGCCGCGCCGCACGAAGTGCTGATGGTCATCGACGGCACCACCGGCCAGAACGCGCTGTCGCAGCTGCGCCAGTTCCACGCCGCGGTCGGCGTCACCGGGCTGGTGGTGACCAAACTCGACGGCACCGCCAAGGGCGGCGTGGTGTTCGCGCTGGCGCGCGAGTTCGGCATCCCGATCCGCTTCGCCGGCATCGGCGAGCGCCCGGAAGACCTGCGCGTGTTCGACGCCGAAGCCTTCGTCGACGCGTTGCTGCCGGAAGCGCTGGGCGCCTGACCTAAAGCCCCTCTCCCAGCGGGAGAGGGGTTGGGGTGAGGGTACGGCGCGAAAGCGTCTCGCTGCCCCAACTACACTGGGCTTCGCCCGCACCCTCATCCGCCCCTTCAGGGCACCTTCTCCCGGTGGGAGAAGGAACGACTCGATGCCAGCATGCGCCAGCCCCCAGACACCTTCGCCCCCCGCCTGCTCGCCTGGTTCGACCGCAACGGCCGCCACGACCTGCCCTGGCAGCATCCGCGCAGCCCCTACCGCGTGTGGCTGTCGGAAATCATGCTGCAGCAGACCCAGGTCGCGGTGGTGATCCCGTACTTCCTGCGCTTCCTGCAGCACTTCCCGACCCTGCCCGACCTGGCCGCGGCCGGCACCGACGCGGTGATGGCGCAATGGGCCGGGCTGGGCTACTACGCCCGCGCGCGCAACCTGCACGCCGCGGCCAAGCGCTGCGTGGAGCTGCACGGCGGCGAACTGCCGCGCGATTTCGACGCGCTGCACGCGCTGCCCGGCATCGGCCGCAGCACCGCCGGCGCGATCCTGAGCCAGGCCTGGAACGACCGCTTCCCGATCCTGGACGGCAACGTCAAGCGCGTGCTGACCCGCTACCACGGCATCGCCGGCTATCCGGGCCTGCCGGCGGTGGAGAAACCGCTGTGGGCGATCGCGCAGGCGCACGTGGCCGCGGTCGCCGACGGGCGCATGGCCGACTACACCCAGGCGCAGATGGATTTCGGCGCCACCCTGTGCACCCGCGCCAATCCGGCCTGCGTGCTGTGCCCGCTGCAGGACGACTGCGTGGCGCGCCGCGATGGCCTGGTCGAAGCGCTGCCCACGCCCAAGCCGGGCAAGACCCTGCCCGAGCGCGAGGCGCTGGCGTTGCTGCTGGAGAACGCCGCCGGCGAACTGCTGCTGCAGCGGCGCCCGCCGAGCGGCATCTGGGCCTCGCTGTGGACGCTGCCGCAGGCCGAGAGCGAGAACGAACTGCGCGCCTGGTTCGAACGCGAGACCCGCGGCCGCGACTTCGACGATGCCGAGCCGATGCCGCCGATCGTGCACACCTTCAGCCACTATCGGCTGCACCTGCAGCCGCTGCGCCTGCGCAAGGTCGCCTTGCGCGACGCGGTACGCGACAATGACGCCCTGCGCTGGGTCGCGCCTGCCGGCCTGTCCGCGCTCGGCCTGCCCGCCCCGATCCGCAAACTGCTCGACGGCCTCTGATCGTCGCCCGCCGCGCCACCAGGAACCGCCATGTCCCGCACCATCTTCTGCCAGTACCAGCAACGCGACGCCGAAGGGCTCGACTACGTGCCGTATCCCGGCGACATCGGCCAGCGCGTGTTCGCGCAGATCGGCAAGGCCGGCTGGCAGGCATGGCTGGCGCACCAGACCATGCTGATCAACGAGAACCGGCTGTCGCCGCGCGACCCCAAGCACCGCGCGTTCCTGGAGACGGAACTGGAGAAATTCCTGTTCCAGGGCGGCGCGGTCAAGCCCGAGGGCTATGTGGAACCCGAACAGGAATCCTGAGCGCGACGGAAGCCCCGCGGCACCGACGAATGGTTTCTGCGGCAAAGCTGCTTGCAGCGCTCGGTCGAGGCGCCATCCCCTTTGTGGGAGCGACTTCAGTCGCGACGAAGCTTTACAGGTACCACCCGTCGCGACTGAAGTCGCTCCCACAACGACTTGCGGCGAGCCATCCGTCGTCGTTTCAGGAGCGGCCTCGGCCCCGACATGATCCGCAGCCGACAAGCTCACCGATTCGCTTGTCACGACCATCACCGAGGTCACCCGACGCGGTCCCTGCCGACGCGCGACCAGCCGACCGGGCCTGCCACACAATCCGCTTCCTGCATCATGGCACCGCACCTGGCGCCCCATACGCAACGCGGTC includes these proteins:
- the mutY gene encoding A/G-specific adenine glycosylase translates to MRQPPDTFAPRLLAWFDRNGRHDLPWQHPRSPYRVWLSEIMLQQTQVAVVIPYFLRFLQHFPTLPDLAAAGTDAVMAQWAGLGYYARARNLHAAAKRCVELHGGELPRDFDALHALPGIGRSTAGAILSQAWNDRFPILDGNVKRVLTRYHGIAGYPGLPAVEKPLWAIAQAHVAAVADGRMADYTQAQMDFGATLCTRANPACVLCPLQDDCVARRDGLVEALPTPKPGKTLPEREALALLLENAAGELLLQRRPPSGIWASLWTLPQAESENELRAWFERETRGRDFDDAEPMPPIVHTFSHYRLHLQPLRLRKVALRDAVRDNDALRWVAPAGLSALGLPAPIRKLLDGL
- a CDS encoding oxidative damage protection protein; translated protein: MSRTIFCQYQQRDAEGLDYVPYPGDIGQRVFAQIGKAGWQAWLAHQTMLINENRLSPRDPKHRAFLETELEKFLFQGGAVKPEGYVEPEQES